In Spirochaeta lutea, the following proteins share a genomic window:
- a CDS encoding PAS domain-containing hybrid sensor histidine kinase/response regulator has product MEKRVRSLMIIIAVFWLSPFVLAFAQEPAILILHSYSSDFPWTAELGEVFQATVRESYPKAVFFSEFLQTKQFPYQQVAPITADFVSKKYRGQHLDGLYLTDDNALYFYLEYQDQLDVLKHIGSSVVAAGLHDQIPGYTGSGVIESLDFSRNLRAIARLHPGASTIMVLTDETELGQSYANQITMAAADLQAQGEQIPPLTLLPSPSTDQLRKQLLQAPASTPILYLSYFVTKTGELLTLEESFQLIESLGSFPIYSFWEDTLQFGALGGYMVNANQVGTMAGTLMVQRFAEPLGEPQLLYSDNPFLINTEPMERFSLSREALPDNTVFIDFEPTSAPGALENQSVGLGTAFPWVLSIAVLGIGAVVLLLWGFRRKKAVQLLVTIEKALHTIDLGVYITDPLGRIIYANNAMSTISGYSKDELLGQTPRLFKSGLQSREYYEQLWRTLGNHTIWSEQIINRRRDGSLYTAAQTIHPVLSRGSLLEGFIAVQRDVTEQRRMEEALRNSEIHYRLLAENATDMISRHAPDGAYLYASPASRDLIGYDPQELIGRDPYTLFHPEDVPDIRLSHKQIYDMHQSSQVTYRIHHKNGSWRWVETTSKMVVDAHGDVTEIIAITRDVSERQQRNRELIQEKERAEAADRAKSAFLANMSHEIRTPLNGIIGFASLIHQDSKDPAMAEYARTIERSGNHLLDLINDILDLSKIEAGMMVIRPEETNIRVFLEELVQLFQGASKNKGIDLRLDLSQALLELDTMNYLFDPLRLRQILVNLLGNAIKFTEHGGVTLTCDLADNGNTLIFEVADTGIGIPPEKIEQIYTAFNQVDNVSQRKFNGAGLGLTISYRLTQQMEGSLRVYSRAGEGTTVRLQVPTFPLRKSSSPVTAPEGAIVTEDFPEIEGEPNVLDPGLKGVESRTIQQNEVLPPDILQSLKELRSRGIIDEIITRTSQILDSEEMQGIPGFRNRILSLHNAAVDWNIEAIEREWNVLFHDWGLGNEG; this is encoded by the coding sequence ATGGAAAAACGGGTTCGTTCCCTAATGATCATTATCGCAGTATTCTGGTTATCGCCCTTCGTCCTGGCATTCGCCCAGGAACCCGCTATCCTGATCCTCCATTCCTACAGCAGCGATTTTCCTTGGACAGCTGAGCTGGGTGAGGTTTTTCAAGCGACGGTCAGGGAATCCTATCCCAAAGCAGTTTTTTTCAGTGAATTTCTCCAGACAAAACAGTTTCCCTACCAACAGGTTGCGCCCATTACAGCTGACTTCGTATCCAAAAAATACCGGGGTCAGCACCTGGACGGTTTATACCTCACGGACGATAATGCCCTCTATTTTTACCTAGAGTACCAGGATCAGCTCGATGTCCTCAAGCATATTGGCTCCTCGGTGGTGGCTGCCGGATTGCATGACCAGATTCCCGGGTATACCGGCTCCGGAGTGATTGAGAGCCTCGATTTTTCCAGAAATCTTCGGGCCATAGCACGACTCCACCCTGGCGCTTCCACTATCATGGTACTAACCGATGAGACAGAATTGGGTCAAAGTTACGCGAACCAGATAACCATGGCTGCGGCGGACCTGCAGGCTCAGGGAGAACAGATTCCACCGCTAACCCTGCTCCCTAGTCCATCTACTGACCAGCTGAGAAAACAACTGCTGCAAGCCCCGGCTTCCACCCCAATCTTGTATTTATCATACTTTGTCACTAAAACAGGTGAGTTACTGACTCTGGAGGAGTCCTTCCAACTCATAGAATCCCTAGGTTCCTTTCCCATATACAGTTTTTGGGAGGATACCCTGCAGTTCGGTGCCCTGGGCGGATACATGGTTAATGCGAACCAGGTCGGCACCATGGCCGGCACACTCATGGTTCAGCGATTCGCCGAACCCCTGGGAGAGCCCCAGCTGCTCTACAGTGACAATCCGTTCTTAATCAACACCGAACCCATGGAACGGTTTTCCCTATCCAGGGAGGCGTTACCCGATAATACGGTGTTTATAGATTTCGAACCGACCTCCGCTCCCGGTGCGCTTGAGAATCAGTCTGTAGGATTGGGTACGGCCTTTCCATGGGTACTCAGTATCGCCGTCCTAGGGATCGGCGCGGTTGTGTTGCTTCTCTGGGGTTTCCGAAGGAAAAAAGCAGTACAGTTATTGGTAACCATCGAGAAGGCCCTTCATACCATAGATTTGGGTGTGTACATTACTGACCCCTTGGGGAGAATCATTTATGCGAATAACGCCATGTCCACCATCAGCGGCTATTCAAAGGATGAACTCCTAGGGCAGACCCCGCGTTTATTCAAGTCGGGTCTTCAATCCAGAGAGTATTATGAACAGCTATGGCGCACCCTGGGGAATCACACCATCTGGTCTGAGCAGATCATCAACCGGCGACGGGATGGATCACTCTATACGGCCGCGCAAACCATCCACCCGGTCCTGAGCCGGGGCTCACTCCTGGAGGGATTTATTGCCGTTCAGCGGGACGTGACGGAGCAGCGCCGGATGGAAGAGGCTCTCCGCAACAGCGAAATACATTACCGGCTTTTAGCAGAAAACGCCACCGATATGATATCCCGGCATGCGCCGGATGGAGCCTACCTCTATGCTTCTCCAGCTTCCCGAGATCTCATCGGGTACGACCCTCAGGAGCTGATAGGCAGGGATCCATACACCCTGTTTCATCCCGAGGATGTTCCTGATATACGCCTGAGCCATAAACAGATCTACGATATGCACCAAAGCTCCCAAGTTACCTACCGAATCCACCATAAAAACGGATCATGGAGGTGGGTGGAGACCACCAGTAAAATGGTCGTGGACGCCCATGGGGATGTTACAGAAATTATTGCCATTACCCGGGATGTTTCCGAACGACAGCAGCGTAACCGGGAACTCATCCAAGAAAAGGAGCGCGCTGAAGCCGCTGACCGGGCAAAGAGCGCCTTCCTTGCGAATATGAGTCATGAAATACGTACGCCCCTGAATGGAATTATTGGCTTTGCCTCGTTAATTCATCAGGACTCCAAGGATCCAGCCATGGCTGAGTACGCCCGTACCATTGAGCGGTCAGGGAACCATCTCCTAGACCTGATCAATGATATCCTGGACCTCTCAAAAATTGAGGCCGGAATGATGGTTATTCGGCCGGAAGAAACGAATATCCGTGTATTTTTAGAGGAGTTGGTTCAGTTGTTTCAGGGTGCATCGAAGAATAAGGGAATAGATCTGAGACTAGACCTGAGTCAGGCCCTTCTGGAATTAGACACAATGAATTACCTATTTGATCCCCTTAGGCTGCGTCAGATTCTCGTGAATCTGCTGGGGAATGCCATTAAGTTTACGGAACACGGCGGAGTTACCCTCACATGCGATCTTGCGGATAACGGTAATACCCTTATTTTTGAGGTTGCGGACACAGGCATTGGAATCCCCCCGGAAAAGATTGAGCAGATCTACACGGCATTTAACCAGGTGGATAATGTCTCCCAACGAAAATTTAACGGTGCCGGGTTAGGATTAACCATTTCTTACCGGCTTACCCAGCAGATGGAGGGTTCACTTCGGGTGTACAGTAGGGCGGGAGAGGGTACCACCGTACGTCTCCAGGTTCCTACCTTCCCGCTGCGTAAATCGAGTTCGCCTGTAACCGCCCCTGAAGGGGCCATCGTCACAGAAGACTTCCCCGAGATTGAAGGGGAGCCGAATGTGCTGGATCCTGGGTTGAAGGGGGTGGAATCAAGGACTATACAACAAAATGAAGTCCTTCCCCCGGATATACTTCAGAGTCTCAAGGAACTTAGGAGCCGAGGGATTATTGATGAAATTATTACCAGGACCTCCCAGATTCTGGATTCTGAGGAGATGCAGGGTATTCCAGGGTTCCGGAACAGAATTCTGAGCCTCCATAATGCTGCTGTGGATTGGAATATCGAAGCCATAGAACGAGAATGGAATGTACTATTCCATGATTGGGGTTTAGGGAATGAAGGATGA
- a CDS encoding ATP-binding protein → MIGIEKTQGLRRTYLHYILILFLSLLFVTLAVVQVSLVATTSIYRDQISVTLGQIHNTLALHTADGALTRANIQELIHGIVSNTSTRVTLIDWDGTVLADTQANPQDMDNHRFRPEIQDAYSTGNGSSIRFSNTIELDQLYYAERISLAIANIDSKYILLRVSIPLSGVVRTRNALIRTILLISIPTMLLSLFLAILEIRRINKPVAQIVEAAKSYQEGNLQVSLSILRPWEFAQIAWSMKSMATDLIKSLETARAQRDEINTLLQAIQEPVILVDDMQRILQVNEKALQLAGKSDIRVQGIQLLTVLRNSELASLLDRAIDTGSPQLDSISFFSDEERWYLCRILPIPGADQENRFLIMLYDETDRRRSEQQRRDFISNAAHELRTPLTVLRGYIEGLNDSSGSPQEHGNDLAPVLLSQTKRLEHTLENLFSLVRVWQSPMGFDCIPVQPILQRVLMSQKARSDERQVTLKGPETSGSLPQNSIQVFAQGELIELALSHLIRNAIEASPPGGTVRIWTETGTQTVDIVVHDEGAGIEPRDQDSIFQEFYRTPRDRPRYPGSGMGLTIVREIAALHRGRISLQSHPGHGSQFVLTLPKDKLGKTQGTNSGRGKQT, encoded by the coding sequence ATGATCGGAATTGAAAAAACCCAGGGGCTCAGACGCACCTACCTGCATTACATTCTCATCCTCTTTTTGAGTTTACTGTTTGTAACCCTGGCGGTGGTTCAAGTAAGCCTTGTGGCTACTACCTCCATCTACCGAGATCAGATCAGCGTCACCCTAGGACAGATCCACAATACCCTGGCTCTCCATACCGCGGATGGAGCTCTGACCCGGGCCAACATCCAAGAGCTCATTCACGGGATTGTTTCAAACACATCCACACGCGTAACCCTCATCGATTGGGATGGAACGGTGCTCGCGGATACCCAGGCAAACCCTCAGGATATGGACAACCACCGGTTTCGCCCGGAGATACAGGACGCCTATTCTACGGGTAACGGTTCTTCTATCCGGTTTTCGAATACCATTGAACTTGATCAACTGTATTACGCCGAGAGGATCAGCCTCGCTATAGCGAATATTGATTCGAAATACATCCTGCTCCGGGTAAGCATTCCTCTGTCAGGGGTTGTCCGTACCCGAAATGCCTTGATCCGGACCATTCTGCTCATTTCTATTCCCACAATGCTCCTGTCCCTATTTTTGGCCATACTGGAAATTCGTAGAATTAACAAACCCGTTGCCCAGATAGTGGAGGCTGCAAAATCCTACCAAGAGGGCAACCTTCAGGTTTCCCTTTCCATCCTCCGCCCTTGGGAATTCGCACAAATAGCCTGGTCTATGAAGAGTATGGCTACTGATCTTATAAAAAGCCTGGAGACAGCCCGGGCCCAGAGAGACGAAATAAACACCTTATTACAGGCCATCCAGGAGCCTGTTATCCTTGTGGATGACATGCAGCGAATACTCCAAGTAAACGAAAAGGCCCTCCAGCTGGCGGGTAAGTCGGATATCAGGGTCCAGGGAATTCAACTCCTCACTGTTCTCCGCAACTCCGAATTAGCCTCCCTTCTTGACCGGGCAATTGACACCGGATCGCCTCAGCTTGACTCCATCTCGTTTTTCTCCGATGAGGAACGCTGGTATCTCTGTAGGATCCTTCCCATTCCGGGAGCTGATCAGGAGAATCGCTTCTTGATTATGCTCTACGATGAAACAGACCGCCGTAGGAGTGAACAACAGCGCCGTGATTTTATTTCAAACGCTGCTCACGAGCTCCGCACCCCGTTAACGGTGCTGCGAGGCTACATTGAGGGACTCAATGACTCTTCCGGTAGCCCCCAAGAGCATGGAAACGACCTTGCCCCGGTGCTTTTATCGCAGACAAAACGGCTTGAGCATACCCTGGAGAATCTTTTTTCCCTGGTTCGGGTGTGGCAGTCCCCTATGGGATTCGACTGCATCCCGGTTCAACCGATTCTCCAGCGCGTCCTCATGAGCCAGAAAGCACGCAGTGATGAGCGCCAGGTTACCCTCAAGGGTCCGGAGACCAGTGGTTCTCTCCCTCAGAATTCTATTCAGGTCTTCGCCCAGGGGGAACTCATTGAACTTGCGCTGTCCCACCTGATACGCAATGCCATCGAGGCAAGTCCGCCCGGTGGAACCGTCCGAATCTGGACCGAAACCGGAACCCAGACCGTGGATATCGTTGTACATGATGAGGGTGCGGGCATTGAACCCCGCGATCAAGATTCCATTTTCCAGGAATTTTACCGGACCCCCCGGGATCGCCCCCGCTATCCCGGCAGCGGAATGGGATTGACAATAGTCCGTGAAATTGCTGCACTTCATAGGGGCCGGATATCGCTGCAATCCCATCCCGGCCACGGTAGTCAATTTGTTCTTACCTTACCGAAGGATAAACTAGGAAAGACCCAAGGTACGAATTCCGGAAGGGGCAAACAAACCTAG
- a CDS encoding Na/Pi cotransporter family protein, which yields MLTVIHILGSLGLFLYGMNSMGKNLQKAAGSSLQRILGILTKNRVTGVFTGFLATALIQSSSATTVIVVGLVHGGLMTLNQSIGVIMGANIGTTVTGWIIALLGFKVNIVDLAFFALLVGMVLIILPEKYRRPVAGEILVGFALLFIGLDFLKGSVPDIRSNPEIFSWVQSLTGFGIGSTLLFILFGTALTILVQSSSAAMAITLTLAFSGWIDFQNSAAIILGENIGTTVTAYLASLGSNVHSRRAARAHTLFNIFGVLWMLVVFVPFLKMVDAITPGAITTPDGITSSLAMFHTLFNILNTFICIWFVPQFSSLVQRIVKPRKIDFEEVYQLEFLDTGLPGSLGINLDRGAKEILNMARIVEQAYEETSQEIQGHRSSSKGLVETLKPLLDRQRLMHHEISRFLVECTRHVDSEEESRRTTAYLQVVQELDTMAGSIEKLSRYLLKYHGKEVSLGEKEQNQLHSYLAIIREFLQFILARLNQGIDPEELDMARDMENKIDKLRAQLKKRSRKRMKSGTTEVKSELLYLDILRHAEHLGDSSLRIAQALWNAVDEGDEDAVPKDTKNSGRALR from the coding sequence ATGTTAACAGTCATTCATATTCTTGGAAGCCTGGGTTTGTTCCTGTACGGCATGAATTCCATGGGAAAAAACCTGCAGAAGGCTGCCGGATCAAGCCTGCAACGGATACTCGGAATTCTGACAAAGAACCGAGTTACCGGAGTCTTTACCGGGTTTCTTGCCACTGCCCTGATTCAGTCCTCTTCGGCCACCACGGTCATTGTGGTGGGCCTGGTACATGGGGGACTCATGACCCTCAACCAGTCGATTGGGGTCATTATGGGGGCAAATATCGGTACCACGGTTACCGGGTGGATTATTGCCCTCCTGGGATTCAAGGTGAACATTGTAGACCTGGCGTTTTTTGCGCTCCTAGTCGGGATGGTTCTCATTATTCTCCCGGAAAAATACCGCCGCCCCGTAGCTGGAGAGATCCTGGTGGGATTCGCGCTGTTATTCATCGGACTTGATTTTCTCAAGGGCTCTGTCCCCGATATCCGATCGAATCCTGAGATTTTCAGTTGGGTCCAGTCTCTTACCGGATTTGGTATCGGCAGCACTCTGCTGTTCATCCTTTTCGGGACGGCATTGACAATCCTGGTACAATCCAGCAGCGCCGCCATGGCCATTACCCTGACCCTGGCATTTTCGGGTTGGATAGATTTTCAGAATTCTGCAGCCATCATCCTTGGCGAGAATATCGGAACCACCGTAACCGCCTACCTAGCCAGCCTCGGCTCCAATGTTCATTCCCGCCGTGCAGCCCGGGCACACACCTTATTTAATATTTTCGGGGTTCTATGGATGCTCGTGGTGTTTGTTCCCTTCCTCAAGATGGTTGACGCCATAACTCCTGGGGCGATAACAACACCTGATGGAATAACCAGTAGTCTGGCGATGTTCCACACCCTCTTCAATATCTTGAATACCTTTATCTGTATCTGGTTTGTCCCTCAATTCTCCAGCCTGGTACAGAGGATTGTTAAGCCGCGGAAGATTGATTTCGAAGAGGTGTACCAACTAGAGTTTCTGGATACAGGTCTGCCTGGATCCCTCGGTATAAACCTCGACCGCGGAGCAAAAGAGATTCTCAATATGGCGCGTATTGTGGAACAGGCGTATGAAGAAACATCCCAGGAGATTCAGGGCCACCGAAGTTCCTCAAAAGGCCTTGTGGAAACCCTAAAACCCCTCCTGGACAGGCAGCGGTTGATGCACCATGAGATATCCCGGTTCCTGGTAGAATGTACCCGCCACGTAGATTCTGAAGAAGAAAGCCGGCGGACTACAGCATATTTGCAGGTTGTCCAAGAGCTAGATACCATGGCTGGGAGTATTGAAAAGCTTTCCCGGTACCTCTTGAAGTACCACGGGAAGGAGGTAAGCCTGGGCGAAAAGGAACAGAACCAGCTTCATTCCTATCTTGCCATTATTAGAGAGTTTCTTCAGTTCATCCTCGCCAGACTGAACCAGGGTATTGATCCGGAAGAGTTGGATATGGCCCGGGATATGGAGAATAAAATTGATAAACTGCGAGCCCAACTAAAAAAACGGAGCCGGAAACGAATGAAGTCCGGTACAACCGAGGTGAAGAGCGAATTACTCTACCTGGATATTCTGCGGCATGCGGAACACCTGGGTGACAGCTCTCTGCGGATTGCCCAGGCCTTGTGGAATGCGGTGGATGAGGGTGATGAGGATGCCGTTCCGAAAGATACGAAGAACAGCGGCCGGGCTCTGCGCTGA
- the msrA gene encoding peptide-methionine (S)-S-oxide reductase MsrA — protein sequence MGNSQHLVLGGGCFWCVEAVYERIQGVLSVVAGYSGGNTPNPTYQEVGTGKTNHAEVVRIEYDPDQVGFRELVDLFWYAHDPTTENRQGFDVGTQYRSIIFYQNDQERAAIEESKNRAQADFSDPIVTVIKGLEQFFPAEAYHQDFYANNPNYGYCQAVIQPKMRKLGLEGIKQISIPEMTFKRSE from the coding sequence ATGGGAAATTCACAGCACCTCGTCTTAGGCGGGGGATGCTTCTGGTGTGTCGAGGCCGTTTACGAGCGCATACAGGGCGTCTTGTCGGTCGTCGCCGGCTATTCGGGGGGCAATACCCCAAATCCCACCTACCAGGAAGTAGGAACGGGGAAAACCAACCATGCCGAGGTGGTACGGATTGAGTATGATCCGGATCAGGTAGGTTTTCGTGAGCTTGTGGACCTGTTTTGGTATGCCCACGATCCCACCACGGAAAACCGCCAGGGCTTTGATGTCGGCACCCAGTACCGGTCCATCATCTTCTATCAGAACGATCAGGAGCGTGCGGCCATTGAAGAATCCAAAAACAGGGCACAGGCGGATTTTAGCGATCCCATTGTAACGGTTATCAAAGGGCTGGAGCAGTTCTTCCCGGCAGAAGCCTACCACCAGGATTTCTACGCAAACAACCCCAATTACGGCTACTGCCAGGCCGTCATACAGCCGAAGATGAGAAAACTCGGACTCGAGGGAATAAAACAAATTTCCATACCCGAAATGACCTTTAAAAGGAGTGAATAA
- a CDS encoding universal stress protein yields MKTILSALDFSPISKAVFSASLDLAKTYGAKLYLLHVIHNLQDVYIGFSLASQEYYGSMGPMYVPDEDLVNQLRERAKAEEEELSGMQKQAAAQGVDCEALLLQGDVARVIKDEISRLSVDTCVIGTHGHGIFYKALLGSTSESIIEHCGCPLMLIPAGYGETRKNSEDKT; encoded by the coding sequence ATGAAGACCATACTATCAGCCCTGGACTTTTCACCCATCAGCAAGGCGGTATTTAGTGCATCCCTCGACCTGGCGAAAACCTATGGGGCAAAGCTTTATCTATTACATGTGATTCACAATCTACAGGATGTTTACATCGGTTTTAGTTTAGCAAGCCAGGAGTATTATGGGTCCATGGGGCCTATGTATGTTCCGGATGAAGATCTGGTCAATCAACTCAGGGAACGTGCAAAGGCAGAGGAAGAAGAGCTAAGCGGTATGCAGAAACAGGCGGCGGCCCAGGGAGTCGACTGCGAGGCCCTATTGCTTCAAGGGGATGTGGCTAGGGTGATTAAGGATGAGATTTCCAGGTTATCCGTGGACACCTGCGTGATCGGCACCCACGGCCATGGCATCTTCTACAAGGCCTTGTTGGGATCAACCTCGGAGTCCATCATTGAGCACTGCGGCTGTCCTCTCATGCTCATCCCTGCCGGATACGGTGAAACCCGAAAGAACTCCGAGGACAAAACCTGA
- the nagA gene encoding N-acetylglucosamine-6-phosphate deacetylase gives MSQTVLYNGTVYTGITVLEQSTVVIEDQRISEVMSNSRFHKRRFPKGTTIIDLEGLFVSPGFIDTHIHGLHGHGTDDSSPEEIIAMSDALVHYGVTGFCPTLYPQEISRFKETLGHCMEAQGKESGASIFGMHLEGPFISPEKKGVQREEYIKPVDITLMEELYAIGKESIAIMTVAPELKHMRELALFCNRHGTVLSAGHTDAHYEQMVEGFQAGILHATHMYNAMRSLHHRNPGAVGALLLHTNVSVELIADGYHVHPALIELLVRSKPADKIILVTDALKPTEQKQGTLVANGEEVYLDQTGIFRRKKDDCIAGSSLTMNKGVKNLVEFGVDLDLAIQMAASNPSDLLGKRRQHGYLLPTSFADIAIFDDDFTVQMTYVKGKLRFNRYKNTVRDPELEDYSSSPDHTP, from the coding sequence ATGAGCCAGACCGTATTGTATAACGGCACCGTTTATACCGGCATCACTGTATTGGAGCAGAGCACTGTGGTGATTGAGGACCAGCGAATTTCAGAGGTGATGAGTAATTCCAGATTCCATAAGCGGCGGTTTCCCAAGGGAACCACCATCATTGATCTGGAAGGGTTGTTTGTTAGTCCTGGTTTTATCGACACCCATATTCATGGGCTGCACGGCCATGGGACGGACGATTCTTCACCGGAGGAGATCATTGCTATGTCGGATGCTTTGGTCCACTACGGGGTTACCGGGTTCTGTCCGACCCTCTATCCCCAGGAGATATCCAGGTTCAAAGAGACCCTCGGCCATTGTATGGAGGCCCAGGGGAAGGAGAGTGGGGCATCGATATTCGGTATGCACTTGGAGGGACCATTTATCAGCCCGGAAAAGAAGGGAGTGCAGCGGGAGGAATACATTAAACCCGTGGATATTACCCTAATGGAAGAACTGTATGCCATTGGGAAGGAGTCCATCGCAATAATGACCGTGGCACCCGAGTTGAAGCATATGCGGGAACTCGCATTATTCTGTAATCGCCATGGTACGGTGTTATCCGCCGGTCACACCGATGCCCACTACGAACAGATGGTGGAGGGATTTCAAGCGGGGATTCTCCATGCAACCCATATGTATAATGCCATGCGAAGTCTGCACCACCGAAATCCAGGCGCTGTGGGTGCGCTCCTGTTACATACCAACGTCTCGGTGGAGCTTATTGCAGACGGGTACCATGTTCATCCGGCCCTCATCGAATTGCTGGTTCGCAGCAAACCCGCTGATAAAATAATCCTTGTTACCGATGCGCTTAAGCCTACCGAACAAAAACAAGGCACCCTGGTTGCTAATGGGGAGGAGGTATACCTTGATCAGACGGGAATCTTCCGTCGAAAAAAGGATGATTGTATTGCCGGCTCATCCCTAACCATGAATAAGGGGGTAAAAAACCTGGTTGAGTTCGGTGTGGACCTCGATCTTGCGATACAAATGGCGGCGTCAAACCCCAGCGATCTTCTCGGGAAACGGCGCCAGCACGGGTACCTGCTTCCCACTTCTTTCGCCGATATCGCGATATTTGATGATGATTTCACCGTCCAGATGACCTACGTTAAGGGAAAGTTACGGTTCAACCGCTATAAAAACACCGTCCGTGACCCGGAGCTGGAGGATTACTCCAGTTCTCCAGATCATACTCCATGA
- a CDS encoding Trp family transcriptional regulator — translation MKKNNTLTRENLQDLEQLAENLHSLEGTREVLSLLQELHTESELHNLSLRWRLMKMLDQGVSQRNIAESLGISLCKITRGSKILKDKTSICSSIVPRAAAMESLK, via the coding sequence ATGAAGAAGAACAATACGCTCACCCGGGAGAACCTTCAGGACCTTGAACAACTTGCAGAAAACCTGCACTCCCTGGAGGGCACCAGGGAGGTCTTGAGTCTCTTACAAGAGCTGCACACCGAATCAGAGCTCCACAACCTCAGCCTTCGATGGCGGCTTATGAAGATGCTTGACCAAGGGGTCTCCCAACGGAATATCGCGGAATCCCTGGGCATCAGTCTTTGCAAAATTACCCGGGGTTCGAAGATTCTGAAAGACAAAACCTCCATCTGTTCATCCATCGTTCCCCGAGCCGCTGCCATGGAATCCCTGAAATAG
- a CDS encoding GGDEF domain-containing response regulator: MKDDPKTAATVLIVDDDSTNIQVAASHLRGQGLAITYALSAEEALARIENHRPDIILLDIMMPVVDGISLCRQLKERREYRDIPVIFLTARVDKETLMQAYDAGASDYITKPFFGPELMKRVQIHLEYRRLLGETEQINAELNLQVLKAMKAEEESQAYQRDIVAANLKLKELASHDSLTGLLNRRRAWELLEYEIQRSTRYNRVITFLLLDIDNFKSINDSHGHETGDEVLKRISVLLKQGVRKQDIVARWGGEEFLIALPETGIDQGLHVAETMRKSCETLAWNFKGRVTVSIGVSQYPSSTDTPERQEQGFGVSISLADKALYFSKEHGRNRVTQYDEHLDKR; this comes from the coding sequence ATGAAGGATGATCCCAAAACTGCCGCCACCGTCCTCATCGTAGATGATGATAGTACCAATATCCAGGTAGCCGCTTCGCATCTTCGCGGACAGGGGTTGGCGATCACCTATGCGCTTTCTGCAGAGGAAGCCCTGGCACGGATAGAAAACCATAGGCCGGATATCATACTCCTCGACATCATGATGCCTGTTGTGGACGGCATCAGCCTTTGCAGACAACTCAAGGAACGGAGGGAGTACCGTGATATTCCTGTGATTTTCCTGACAGCCAGGGTGGATAAAGAGACGCTTATGCAGGCGTATGATGCCGGTGCCTCGGATTATATTACAAAACCGTTTTTCGGACCAGAGTTAATGAAGCGGGTGCAGATCCACTTGGAGTATCGCCGGTTGCTGGGTGAGACGGAACAGATAAATGCAGAATTGAATTTGCAGGTGCTTAAGGCCATGAAGGCCGAGGAGGAATCCCAGGCGTATCAACGGGATATCGTTGCCGCAAACCTAAAGTTAAAGGAATTGGCGAGTCATGATAGTCTGACGGGCTTGCTAAACAGGCGAAGGGCCTGGGAACTCCTGGAGTATGAAATCCAGCGGAGTACCCGGTATAACCGCGTAATAACCTTCTTATTACTAGACATTGATAATTTTAAATCCATAAACGATTCCCACGGACACGAGACCGGAGACGAGGTGCTAAAGCGAATTTCTGTGCTCCTCAAACAGGGGGTGAGAAAACAGGATATCGTTGCACGCTGGGGAGGTGAGGAGTTTCTCATTGCCCTACCTGAAACAGGAATAGATCAGGGCCTCCATGTCGCTGAGACCATGAGGAAAAGCTGTGAAACCCTTGCCTGGAATTTTAAGGGACGGGTGACTGTCTCCATTGGTGTAAGCCAATACCCCTCGAGCACAGATACCCCCGAAAGGCAAGAGCAGGGTTTTGGTGTGAGCATCTCCCTTGCGGATAAAGCCCTGTATTTCTCGAAGGAACATGGGAGAAATCGTGTCACCCAATATGACGAGCACTTGGACAAGCGGTAA